A single genomic interval of Cucumis sativus cultivar 9930 chromosome 5, Cucumber_9930_V3, whole genome shotgun sequence harbors:
- the LOC101212243 gene encoding trihelix transcription factor GTL1 isoform X1: protein MEPPAPGSGSGLPDPSQLFRVVSTPPPPPSLTVDTTISDSHQVEAASPISSRPPAVPSSYEELIRLSGGGGGGQMVVDDDEADGRSGGGSGGSGGNRWPRQETLALLKIRSEMDSVFRDATLKGPLWDEVSRKLGEMGYKRNAKKCKEKFENVQKYYKRTKEGRGGRQDGKTYKFFTQLEALHNANVAPSSSNSSFTLPHPLPAAAAATTTVGFGISNPTPISSVKISSSSSQTQMGIFSTPSDHFTIRPPPAVAAPMGVSFSSNTSSASTEDDDDDNEDEEMGFDVDLEGEPENVAGSSRKRRRGVIKGNNDEWRSSSSSGDHKMMMEFFEGLMKQVMEKQEVMQQKFLEAIEKREQDRMVREENWKKEEMFRLSQEQERMAQERTISASRDAAIIAFLQKFTGQTIQFSAPAPAPQVPLPVPMAVSVPMPTPVPAPLSPVSSHQPMQPQTLPHLQNQPPSNTIPLEQSKPKFQENSQGGDGSSEPISSRWPKQEVLALIKLRGGLESKYQETGPKGPLWEEISAGMIKMGYKRSSKRCKEKWENINKYFKKVKESNKKRREDSKTCPYFNELDALYRKKILSTTAAATASDHSGSFEQNPIQNMEIIPPSTTTTTDHHLQSQPHSSSIPQGLSATLFGEGTEEQQQQPTSTKPEDIVNELMELQDDDVYRRHLNQDDGNDENNDDYCSDDDEDDEDDLPEEKRNSNIDYKIEFQRRNNVGNSNGVASEFQSMAVVQ from the exons atggaacCACCCGCTCCTGGATCTGGATCAGGATTACCTGATCCATCTCAATTATTTAGAGTAGTTTCCACACCACCACCACCGCCGTCTTTAACTGTTGATACTACTATAAGTGATTCTCATCAAGTCGAAGCTGCTTCTCCGATTAGTAGCCGACCTCCTGCTGTACCATCTTCTTACGAGGAACTCATTCGTCTCAGCGGCGGCGGTGGTGGGGGTCAGATGGTGGTTGACGACGATGAAGCTGACGGCCGTAGCGGCGGCGGAAGTGGAGGAAGTGGTGGAAATCGGTGGCCGCGTCAGGAAACACTTGCTTTGCTTAAAATTAGGTCGGAGATGGATTCGGTATTTCGTGATGCTACACTTAAAGGTCCTCTTTGGGATGAAGTCTCCAg GAAGCTAGGGGAAATGGGGTACAAGAGAAATGCGAAGAAATGTAAAGAGAAATTCGAGAATGTTCAGAAATATTACAAACGcacaaaagaaggaagaggagGGCGTCAAGATGGCAAGACTTACAAATTCTTTACGCAACTTGAGGCTCTTCACAACGCAAACGTGGCgccttcttcttctaattcatCATTCACACTGCCACACCCGCTTCctgcagcagcagcagcaacaaccACCGTTGGCTTTGGGATTAGCAACCCAACTCCAATCTCATCCGtcaaaatttcatcatcttcttcacaaacCCAAATGGGAATCTTTTCTACACCATCTGATCATTTCACTATCCGACCACCACCCGCCGTCGCTGCTCCTATGGGTGTTAGCTTTTCGTCGAACACCTCATCTGCATCCAccgaagatgatgatgatgataatgaaGATGAGGAGATGGGGTTTGATGTTGACCTTGAAGGGGAGCCGGAGAATGTAGCCGGAAGTAGTAGGAAGCGGCGGAGAGGGGTGATTAAAGGGAATAATGATGAATGGAGAAGTAGTAGTAGTAGCGGTGATCATAAGATGATGATGGAGTTTTTTGAGGGTTTGATGAAACAAGTGATGGAGAAACAAGAAGTTATGCAACAGAAGTTTTTGGAAGCGATTGAGAAAAGGGAACAGGATAGGATGGTTAGAGAAGAGaattggaaaaaagaagagatgtTTAGGTTGAGTCAAGAACAAGAAAGAATGGCTCAAGAACGGACAATTTCTGCTTCTAGAGATGCTGCCATTATTGCTTTTCTTCAGAAATTTACTGGCCAAACCATTCAATTTTCAGCCCCAGCACCAGCCCCACAAGTGCCTCTGCCTGTACCTATGGCTGTGTCTGTACCTATGCCTACGCCTGTGCCAGCGCCACTATCTCCTGTCTCCTCTCATCAGCCAATGCAACCACAAACTCTGCCACACCTTCAGAATCAGCCGCCTTCAAATACAATCCCATTGGAacaatcaaaaccaaaatttcagGAAAATAGTCAAGGTGGAGATGGATCCTCAGAACCCATTTCCTCAAGATGGCCAAAGCAAGAAGTTTTAGCTCTAATAAAGCTGAGAGGTGGGCTTGAATCAAAGTATCAAGAAACAGGTCCAAAGGGTCCTCTGTGGGAAGAGATTTCAGCTGGAATGATAAAGATGGGTTACAAAAGAAGTTCTAAAAGATGCAAAGAGAAATGGGAAAATATCAATAAGTACTTCAAGAAAGTCAAAGAAAGCAACAAAAAACGCCGCGAGGATTCTAAAACTTGCCCTTATTTCAATGAACTTGATGCTCTTTATCGCAAAAAAATCCTTTCTACTACTGCTGCTGCTACTGCTTCTGATCATTCGGGTTCTTTTGAACAAAACCCAATTCAAAATATGGAAATTATTCCTCCATCAACAACTACAACAAcagatcatcatcttcaatcTCAACCTCATTCTTCTTCCATTCCTCAAGGTTTATCCGCTACTCTTTTTGGTGAAGGAACTgaagaacaacaacaacaaccaaCATCCACGAAG CCAGAAGACATTGTGAACGAGTTGATGGAGCTGCAGGACGACGACGTCTATCGACGTCATCTCAACCAAGACGATGGCAACGACGAAAACAACGATGATTATTGCAGTGATGACGACGAAGACGACGAAGACGATTTAccagaagaaaaaagaaacagtaaCATCGATTACAAAATAGAGTTTCAAAGACGAAACAATGTAGGAAACTCCAATGGTGTTGCAAGTGAGTTTCAATCAATGGCGGTGGTTCAATAG
- the LOC101212243 gene encoding trihelix transcription factor GTL1 isoform X2: MEPPAPGSGSGLPDPSQLFRVVSTPPPPPSLTVDTTISDSHQVEAASPISSRPPAVPSSYEELIRLSGGGGGGQMVVDDDEADGRSGGGSGGSGGNRWPRQETLALLKIRSEMDSVFRDATLKGPLWDEVSRKLGEMGYKRNAKKCKEKFENVQKYYKRTKEGRGGRQDGKTYKFFTQLEALHNANVAPSSSNSSFTLPHPLPAAAAATTTVGFGISNPTPISSVKISSSSSQTQMGIFSTPSDHFTIRPPPAVAAPMGVSFSSNTSSASTEDDDDDNEDEEMGFDVDLEGEPENVAGSSRKRRRGVIKGNNDEWRSSSSSGDHKMMMEFFEGLMKQVMEKQEVMQQKFLEAIEKREQDRMVREENWKKEEMFRLSQEQERMAQERTISASRDAAIIAFLQKFTGQTIQFSAPAPAPQVPLPVPMAVSVPMPTPVPAPLSPVSSHQPMQPQTLPHLQNQPPSNTIPLEQSKPKFQENSQGGDGSSEPISSRWPKQEVLALIKLRGGLESKYQETGPKGPLWEEISAGMIKMGYKRSSKRCKEKWENINKYFKKVKESNKKRREDSKTCPYFNELDALYRKKILSTTAAATASDHSGSFEQNPIQNMEIIPPSTTTTTDHHLQSQPHSSSIPQGLSATLFGEGTEEQQQQPTSTKKTL; the protein is encoded by the exons atggaacCACCCGCTCCTGGATCTGGATCAGGATTACCTGATCCATCTCAATTATTTAGAGTAGTTTCCACACCACCACCACCGCCGTCTTTAACTGTTGATACTACTATAAGTGATTCTCATCAAGTCGAAGCTGCTTCTCCGATTAGTAGCCGACCTCCTGCTGTACCATCTTCTTACGAGGAACTCATTCGTCTCAGCGGCGGCGGTGGTGGGGGTCAGATGGTGGTTGACGACGATGAAGCTGACGGCCGTAGCGGCGGCGGAAGTGGAGGAAGTGGTGGAAATCGGTGGCCGCGTCAGGAAACACTTGCTTTGCTTAAAATTAGGTCGGAGATGGATTCGGTATTTCGTGATGCTACACTTAAAGGTCCTCTTTGGGATGAAGTCTCCAg GAAGCTAGGGGAAATGGGGTACAAGAGAAATGCGAAGAAATGTAAAGAGAAATTCGAGAATGTTCAGAAATATTACAAACGcacaaaagaaggaagaggagGGCGTCAAGATGGCAAGACTTACAAATTCTTTACGCAACTTGAGGCTCTTCACAACGCAAACGTGGCgccttcttcttctaattcatCATTCACACTGCCACACCCGCTTCctgcagcagcagcagcaacaaccACCGTTGGCTTTGGGATTAGCAACCCAACTCCAATCTCATCCGtcaaaatttcatcatcttcttcacaaacCCAAATGGGAATCTTTTCTACACCATCTGATCATTTCACTATCCGACCACCACCCGCCGTCGCTGCTCCTATGGGTGTTAGCTTTTCGTCGAACACCTCATCTGCATCCAccgaagatgatgatgatgataatgaaGATGAGGAGATGGGGTTTGATGTTGACCTTGAAGGGGAGCCGGAGAATGTAGCCGGAAGTAGTAGGAAGCGGCGGAGAGGGGTGATTAAAGGGAATAATGATGAATGGAGAAGTAGTAGTAGTAGCGGTGATCATAAGATGATGATGGAGTTTTTTGAGGGTTTGATGAAACAAGTGATGGAGAAACAAGAAGTTATGCAACAGAAGTTTTTGGAAGCGATTGAGAAAAGGGAACAGGATAGGATGGTTAGAGAAGAGaattggaaaaaagaagagatgtTTAGGTTGAGTCAAGAACAAGAAAGAATGGCTCAAGAACGGACAATTTCTGCTTCTAGAGATGCTGCCATTATTGCTTTTCTTCAGAAATTTACTGGCCAAACCATTCAATTTTCAGCCCCAGCACCAGCCCCACAAGTGCCTCTGCCTGTACCTATGGCTGTGTCTGTACCTATGCCTACGCCTGTGCCAGCGCCACTATCTCCTGTCTCCTCTCATCAGCCAATGCAACCACAAACTCTGCCACACCTTCAGAATCAGCCGCCTTCAAATACAATCCCATTGGAacaatcaaaaccaaaatttcagGAAAATAGTCAAGGTGGAGATGGATCCTCAGAACCCATTTCCTCAAGATGGCCAAAGCAAGAAGTTTTAGCTCTAATAAAGCTGAGAGGTGGGCTTGAATCAAAGTATCAAGAAACAGGTCCAAAGGGTCCTCTGTGGGAAGAGATTTCAGCTGGAATGATAAAGATGGGTTACAAAAGAAGTTCTAAAAGATGCAAAGAGAAATGGGAAAATATCAATAAGTACTTCAAGAAAGTCAAAGAAAGCAACAAAAAACGCCGCGAGGATTCTAAAACTTGCCCTTATTTCAATGAACTTGATGCTCTTTATCGCAAAAAAATCCTTTCTACTACTGCTGCTGCTACTGCTTCTGATCATTCGGGTTCTTTTGAACAAAACCCAATTCAAAATATGGAAATTATTCCTCCATCAACAACTACAACAAcagatcatcatcttcaatcTCAACCTCATTCTTCTTCCATTCCTCAAGGTTTATCCGCTACTCTTTTTGGTGAAGGAACTgaagaacaacaacaacaaccaaCATCCACGAAG AAGACATTGTGA
- the LOC101212162 gene encoding transmembrane protein 120 homolog, which translates to MVDTDNMPDSSHNVEDEVGRVVELAKELHDSAASLISRTAIDEQSLRQRALSLDSSVRRLCSLLNSLQSKKLLDSKLAEKLEDDLQRAKCMMTDGEVASFLPGKPQGKFLRMFLGPINVRASRKDVQLKVKEEYNSYRDRTALLFLLFPSLLLVLRGWVWDGCLPAFPVQLYQAWLLFLYTGLALRENILRVNGSDIRPWWIYHHYCAMLMALVSLTWEIKGQPNCAQKQRGVQLFLQWAMMQGVAMLLQNRYQRQRLYTRIALGKAKRMDVVWGETAGVDGQLWILCPLLFILQGFEAYVGLLLLKTALVGVVPEWQVLFCGFLLVLMAVGNFSNTVQTLMVKSRFKAKMKRSKSKHELAQTNS; encoded by the exons ATGGTGGACACCGACAACATGCCCGATTCCTCTCACAACGTGGAGGATGAAGTTGGGAGAGTGGTTGAGCTGGCCAAAGAGTTGCATGATTCTGCTGCATCTCTAATCTCCAGAACAGCCATCGACGAACAGTCTCTCCGCCAACGTGCTCTCTCTCTTGACTCCTCAGTTCGCCGTCTTTGTTCTTTACTCAATTCCCTTCAATCCAAGAAGCTTTTGGACTCTAAGCTTGCTGAAAAG CTGGAAGATGACTTGCAAAGAGCTAAATGTATGATGACTGATGGAGAGGTTGCATCGTTTCTCCCTGGGAAGCCGCAAG GGAAGTTCTTGCGGATGTTTCTGGGACCTATAAATGTGCGTGCTTCAAGGAAAGATGTTCAGTTGAAAGTTAAAGAGGAATATAACAGTTACAGG GACAGGACtgctcttctttttctccttttcccATCTCTGCTGCTTGTTCTAAGAGGCTGGGTTTGGGATGGATGCTTGCCTGCATTTCCAGTTCAACTGTACcag GCATGGCTCTTGTTCCTATACACAGGATTGGCATTGCGTGAAAACATACTAAGAGTCAATGGCAGTGACATTCGCCCTTG GTGGATATATCATCACTATTGTGCTATGCTTATGGCACTTGTTAGTCTTACGTGGGAGATCAAAGGACAGCCAAATTGTGCCCAAAAGCAG AGAGGTGTACAACTCTTTCTACAGTGGGCCATGATGCAAGGAGTTGCAATGCTTTTACAAAATAGATATCAGCGGCAGAGGCTATATACTCGGATTGCTCTTGGAAAG GCTAAGAGAATGGATGTCGTTTGGGGAGAAACAGCTGGTGTAGATGGTCAACTATGGATACTGTGTCCTCTACTCTTTATCTTACAG GGCTTTGAGGCATATGTTGGCTTACTTCTCCTCAAGACTGCATTGGTGGGTGTGGTGCCTGAATGGCAG GTATTATTTTGTGGATTTCTTTTGGTTCTAATGGCGGTCGGGAACTTCTCAAATACAGTTCAAACCTTAATGGTAAAATCAAGATTCAAGGCGAAGATGAAAAGAAGCAAGAGCAAGCACGAATTGGCCCAAACCAATTCTTAA
- the LOC101211919 gene encoding probable methyltransferase PMT18, whose translation MAKEYSGSPKHHHIESRRKRVTWILAVSGLCILSYMFGAWQSTTTPINQSEAYSKVGCPDQTFPSTNTQSKAQSSTPTRSLDFDSHHGVEINNTIEAVTKTIFPCDMSFSEYTPCQDPTRARKFDRTMLKYRERHCPAKEELLHCMIPAPPKYKTPFKWPQSRDYAWYDNIPHRELSIEKAVQNWIQVEGDRFRFPGGGTMFPRGADAYIDDINELIPLTTGKIRTAIDTGCGVASWGAYLLKRDIVAMSFAPRDTHEAQVQFALERGVPAMIGIMASQRLPYPARAFDMAHCSRCLIPWGKNDGLYLIELDRVLRPGGYWILSGPPIRWKKYWRGWERTQEDLKEEQDTIEEVARRLCWKKVIEKNDLAIWQKPLNHIQCIKNKKVYKTPHICKSDNPDAGWYRNMETCITPLPEVNDSEEVAGGAVENWPERALAVPPRISRGTIPGITAENFEEDNKLWKERITYYKKMIPLAQGRYRNIMDMNANLGGFAAALVKFPVWVMNVVPANSDRDTLGVIYERGLIGTYQDWCEAFSTYPRTYDLIHANGIFSIYQDRCDITQILLEMDRILRPEGTVIFRDTVEVLVKIQTISDGMKWKSQIMDHETGPFNPEKILVAVKTYWTGETNQQQEKQA comes from the exons atggCAAAGGAGTATAGTGGCTCACCAAAGCATCACCATATCGAGTCAAGAAGGAAACGGGTGACATGGATTCTTGCTGTCAGTGGACTATGCATTTTATCATACATGTTTGGGGCATGGCAGAGCACCACAACGCCGATCAACCAATCCGAAGCATATTCCAAAGTCGGTTGCCCCGATCAAACATTTCCATCCACCAACACACAATCCAAAGCCCAATCCTCTACACCGACGCGTTCGCTCGACTTCGACAGCCACCATGGCGTCGAAATCAACAATACCATTGAAGCAGTCACCAAAACGATCTTTCCCTGCGACATGTCGTTTAGCGAATACACTCCCTGTCAAGATCCGACTAGAGCAAGGAAATTTGATCGGACTATGTTGAAATACAGAGAACGCCATTGTCCTGCAAAGGAAGAACTACTCCACTGTATGATTCCGGCGCCACCGAAGTACAAAACGCCGTTCAAATGGCCGCAGAGCCGCGATTATGCTTGGTATGATAATATTCCTCATAGAGAACTTAGTATTGAGAAAGCGGTACAGAATTGGATTCAAGTTGAAGGCGATCGTTTCCGATTTCCCGGCGGCGGCACGATGTTCCCCCGCGGCGCCGATGCTTATATTGACGACATTAACGAGCTGATTCCTCTTACTACAGGGAAGATTCGAACCGCCATTGATACTGGCTGTGGG GTAGCAAGTTGGGGTGCTTATTTGCTAAAGAGGGACATCGTGGCCATGTCCTTTGCCCCAAGGGATACTCATGAAGCTCAAGTTCAGTTTGCTCTAGAACGTGGAGTTCCTGCCATGATTGGTATCATGGCTTCTCAGAGACTCCCTTACCCGGCTCGTGCTTTCGACATGGCTCATTGCTCTCGTTGTTTGATTCCCTGGGGTAAAAATG ATGGGTTGTATTTAATTGAACTCGATAGAGTTTTGAGGCCGGGTGGCTATTGGATTCTCTCTGGGCCCCCGATTCGTTGGAAGAAATATTGGAGAGGTTGGGAAAGAACACAAGAAGACTTGAAAGAAGAGCAAGACACCATTGAAGAAGTTGCAAGGAGACTATGCTGGAAGAAAGTGATTGAGAAGAATGATCTTGCAATATGGCAGAAGCCCCTCAATCACATCCAATGCATCAAGAACAAGAAAGTCTACAAAACACCCCACATTTGCAAATCAGACAATCCTGATGCTGGCTG GTACCGAAATATGGAAACTTGCATTACTCCATTGCCAGAAGTGAACGACTCTGAAGAAGTTGCTGGTGGGGCAGTTGAAAATTGGCCGGAGCGAGCATTGGCCGTACCACCACGAATCAGTAGAGGAACAATACCAGGCATCACCGCAGAAAACTTCGAAGAAGACAACAAACTATGGAAGGAGAGGATTACATATTACAAAAAGATGATCCCATTAGCACAAGGACGGTACCGAAACATAATGGACATGAATGCAAATCTCGGCGGATTCGCAGCCGCTTTAGTCAAGTTCCCAGTGTGGGTAATGAACGTTGTCCCTGCAAATTCAGACCGTGACACTTTAGGTGTAATATACGAACGTGGCTTGATCGGAACGTACCAAGATTGGTGTGAGGCGTTCTCAACATACCCAAGAACGTATGATCTAATCCATGCCAATGGCATATTTAGCATATATCAAGATAG GTGTGATATAACTCAGATTCTATTGGAGATGGATAGAATATTGAGGCCAGAAGGGACAGTAATATTTAGGGATACAGTTGAAGTATTGGTGAAGATTCAAACAATATCAGATGGAATGAAGTGGAAGAGTCAAATTATGGATCATGAAACTGGGCCATTTAATCCTGAGAAGATTCTTGTGGCTGTTAAAACTTATTGGACTGGTGAAACCAACCAACAACAAGAGAAACAAGCatag